One genomic region from Clostridium saccharobutylicum DSM 13864 encodes:
- a CDS encoding energy-coupling factor transporter transmembrane component T family protein → MNEAMLEYSEIDSPIHKLTGATKLICLILWSLTSMLTYNTYILVFMVIFGGFVFKLSKVKFKQISFVVYFILLFLLINNITIFIFAPYQGVEIYKSRTDLLHLIGPYTITVEELFYQFNITIKYFSIIPIALLFMVATNPSEFAASLNKIGVNYKIAYSVAIALRYIPDVQHEYMDISFAQQARGIDMSKKANLSARIKNSVSILMPLIFSSLERIETVSCAMELRAFGNKKKRTWYSERKFKKNDYISMIVLLLLFFISIIITFKNGSRFYNPFI, encoded by the coding sequence ATGAATGAAGCAATGCTTGAGTATTCAGAAATAGATTCACCTATTCATAAATTAACAGGGGCAACAAAGCTTATATGTTTGATATTATGGTCATTAACATCAATGTTAACTTATAATACGTATATTCTTGTCTTTATGGTTATATTTGGTGGATTCGTATTTAAGTTATCTAAAGTGAAATTTAAACAAATATCTTTTGTAGTTTATTTTATATTATTATTTTTACTTATAAATAATATAACTATTTTTATATTTGCTCCATATCAAGGTGTTGAGATATATAAAAGCAGAACAGATTTATTACATTTAATTGGTCCATATACAATAACGGTTGAGGAACTTTTTTATCAATTTAATATTACTATAAAGTATTTTTCCATAATCCCTATAGCATTATTATTTATGGTTGCAACAAATCCAAGTGAATTTGCAGCATCATTGAATAAAATTGGTGTTAATTATAAAATAGCATACTCAGTAGCTATAGCATTAAGATATATACCAGATGTACAACATGAATATATGGATATATCATTTGCACAACAAGCTAGAGGAATAGATATGTCAAAGAAAGCAAATTTATCAGCTCGTATTAAAAATTCTGTTTCAATACTTATGCCACTTATATTTTCTAGTTTGGAAAGAATAGAAACAGTAAGCTGTGCTATGGAGCTTAGAGCTTTTGGTAATAAGAAAAAACGTACATGGTATAGTGAGAGGAAATTTAAAAAAAATGATTATATATCAATGATAGTACTATTGTTATTATTTTTTATATCTATAATAATTACATTTAAAAATGGAAGTAGATTCTATAATCCTTTTATATGA
- a CDS encoding ABC transporter ATP-binding protein produces the protein MKKPVIEFVNFSFKYRAQAKPTLNNINLTIYEGEKVLIVGPSGSGKSTISNAINGLIPFKYEGDVSGSLKVNGKETKDLSIFELSNMVGTVLQDPDGQFIGLTVGEDIAFKLENDCVEQEQMKEIVREAAKVVDIDNRIDSSPHRLSGGQKQRVSLAGVMVGDANILLFDEPLASLDPATGKTAIELIDKIQKSSNKTVVIVEHRLEDVLYSSVDRIVVVDNGMIIEDSSPNKLLCSNILSETGIREPLYITALKYAGCEIKPELKPEHITSLEINKCKDDLNKWFEDREEEKIKDNDEIILELKNINFTYNNKKDTLKDVSFKIHKGEMVSIIGRNGAGKSTISKLICGFYKPSSGEILFKGRNIDKDTIKERAEKIGIVMQNPNQMISKTMIFDEVALGLKVRGVPEEEIKEKVFETLKICGLYELRNWPISALSFGQKKRVTIASILVINPEVIILDEPTAGQDFKHYTEIMEFLCELNKKGVTIIMITHDMHLMLEYTNRAIVLSEGMKLMDDSAANVLTDEKIIKEANLKETSLYQLAVRAHLSNPREFVKRFIDCDRRIRKI, from the coding sequence ATGAAAAAACCTGTAATTGAGTTCGTAAATTTTAGTTTTAAGTACAGAGCTCAAGCAAAACCTACATTGAATAATATAAATTTAACTATATATGAGGGTGAAAAGGTACTTATTGTTGGGCCATCAGGTTCAGGTAAGAGTACTATTTCTAATGCGATTAATGGATTAATACCTTTTAAGTATGAAGGGGATGTAAGCGGAAGCTTAAAAGTTAATGGCAAGGAAACTAAAGATCTTAGTATATTTGAACTTTCTAATATGGTTGGAACTGTTCTTCAAGATCCAGATGGACAATTCATTGGACTCACAGTTGGCGAAGATATAGCTTTTAAATTAGAAAATGATTGTGTAGAGCAAGAGCAAATGAAAGAAATTGTTAGAGAAGCAGCTAAAGTTGTTGATATAGATAATAGGATTGATTCATCGCCACACAGACTTTCAGGAGGACAAAAGCAAAGAGTATCACTTGCGGGAGTTATGGTTGGAGATGCGAATATATTATTATTTGATGAGCCATTAGCTAGTTTGGATCCTGCAACAGGTAAAACTGCAATAGAGCTTATTGATAAAATACAAAAATCAAGCAATAAAACAGTTGTTATTGTAGAACATCGTTTAGAAGATGTTCTTTATTCAAGTGTAGATAGAATTGTAGTAGTTGACAATGGAATGATTATTGAAGATTCTAGTCCAAATAAATTGCTATGTTCAAATATATTAAGTGAAACCGGAATAAGAGAGCCTTTATACATAACTGCGTTAAAATATGCAGGTTGTGAAATTAAGCCAGAGCTAAAGCCAGAACATATTACTTCTTTAGAAATAAATAAATGCAAAGATGACCTTAATAAATGGTTTGAAGATAGAGAAGAAGAGAAGATTAAAGATAACGATGAAATTATTCTTGAACTTAAAAATATTAATTTTACATATAACAATAAGAAAGATACTTTAAAGGATGTATCTTTTAAAATACATAAAGGTGAAATGGTAAGCATAATTGGAAGAAATGGTGCAGGCAAATCAACAATATCTAAGTTGATATGTGGATTTTATAAGCCTTCTAGCGGAGAGATATTATTTAAAGGAAGAAATATAGATAAGGATACTATAAAAGAACGTGCAGAAAAAATAGGCATAGTTATGCAAAATCCTAATCAAATGATATCTAAAACTATGATTTTTGATGAAGTAGCATTGGGATTGAAGGTAAGAGGTGTACCAGAAGAAGAAATTAAAGAAAAAGTTTTTGAAACTCTAAAAATATGTGGATTGTATGAATTACGTAATTGGCCAATTTCAGCTTTGAGCTTTGGTCAAAAGAAGAGAGTAACTATAGCTTCTATATTAGTAATTAATCCAGAAGTTATAATATTGGACGAGCCAACAGCAGGTCAAGATTTTAAACACTATACTGAAATCATGGAATTTCTTTGTGAGCTAAATAAAAAAGGTGTAACAATAATAATGATTACCCATGATATGCATTTAATGCTTGAATATACAAATAGAGCTATTGTACTTTCAGAAGGAATGAAACTAATGGATGATAGTGCAGCTAATGTTCTTACTGATGAAAAAATAATTAAAGAGGCAAATCTTAAGGAAACATCATTATATCAATTAGCAGTTAGAGCACATTTAAGTAATCCAAGAGAATTTGTAAAAAGATTTATAGATTGTGATAGGAGGATAAGAAAAATATGA